The window TGCCGCGCGACTTCGATGCCTTCTCGCCCTTGAACGTCACGTACTGGTTGGCGGGCACGTTCGTAGGCAGGTTGAGGTCACCGGATCCGATGAGCTGGGCGGGCCAGAAGACCGCATGGAACGGGATGTTGTCCTTGCCGACGAAGTAGTAGGTCTCGGCGTCGGGATCCTCCCACCACGCCCGCCACGCCTCCGCGTCGCCGGAGCGCTGGGCCCACTCCTTCGACGCCGACAGGTAGCCGATGACCGCTTCGAACCACACGTAGATGCGCTTCTCGCTCGCCTCGGTGGAGATGTCGAGCTCGGGCGGGATGGGCACGCCCCAGTCCAGATCGCGCGTGATAGCGCGGTCCTGCAGACCCTCGCCGAGGAAGCCCCGGGCCCAGTTGATGACGTGGTTGCGCCAGCCCTCGAGGCCGTCCAACCACGTCGCGACCGGCTCCTGCAGCTTGGTCAGCAGCAGGAAGTAGTGCTCGGTCTCGCGCGGCTCGGGCGTCGCCCCGGACAGCTTGGAGCGGGGGTCGATCAGATCGACGGGATCGAGGGTCCGGCCGCAGTTGTCGCATTGGTCGCCCCGCGCCTGGCTGTTCCCGCAGTACGGACACGTCCCCTCGACGTACCGGTCGGGAAGGAAGCGCTGGCGCTCGGGGTCGAAGAACTGCTCCGTCGTGCGCGTCTCGAGGTACCCGTTGGCGTGCAACGCGCGGAACATCTGCCACGTGACCTCGCGGTGGTTGTCGGTGCGCGTGCTCGTGAACAGATCGAAGGTGATAGCCAGCACGTCCCACTGTTCGACGATGCGCGGGTGGTAGCGATCGACGACCTCGGCCGGGGTGATCGACTCCTCGTCCGCCGCGACCATGATCGGCGTCCCGTGCGCGTCCGAGCCCGAGACCATCAGGACGCGGTTGCCGGTGATGCGGTGGTAACGCGCGAAGATGTCGGCGGGTAGGTAGGCGCCAGCGATGTGGCCGAGGTGCTGCACGCCGTTGGCGTAGGGCCAGGCAACGGCGACGAGGACGTGACGGGTCATGGGCGCCGAGGCTACCGCTGCGTTCCGTCCTCACCGCCCCGGCGGGTCCCCGCGGGACGTGATCGCGTTGACCGTTCGCTGACCGCAGCCGTAGGCTGCCCGCTCTGCTCCCCCGTCCTGCGCCGATCATCGGGCCCACGCATGAAGTCCACCGGCATCCGCCGCAAGGTCGACGATCTCGGCCGCATCGTGATCCCCGCGGGCGTCCGCAAGACGCTCGGGATCCGTGAGGGCGATGCGATGGACGTGTCGGTGGACGGCGACAAGGTCATCCTCGCCAAGCCCCAGGACCGGTGCGTGTTCTGCGGCACGGACGAGGACCTGCAGGAGTTCCGTAGCAAGGCGATGTGCCGCGCGTGTGTGGCGTCGGTCGGTGTGCTCGACGAGCGTCTGCGGCTGGCGCGACAGGTCCAGGAGCGCGAGCAGCCGAAGGACACGGGGCTGCCCGAGTGGGACGCCCCCGCCCCGTCACGCCCGGCCGTGACCCAGGAACCCGACAGCTCCCCCAACGGCCGTGAGGCACCGGCGCCCGAGGCTGCGGAGCCCGCCGACGACCGTTCCGGGGA of the Actinomycetota bacterium genome contains:
- the metG gene encoding methionine--tRNA ligase, which encodes MTRHVLVAVAWPYANGVQHLGHIAGAYLPADIFARYHRITGNRVLMVSGSDAHGTPIMVAADEESITPAEVVDRYHPRIVEQWDVLAITFDLFTSTRTDNHREVTWQMFRALHANGYLETRTTEQFFDPERQRFLPDRYVEGTCPYCGNSQARGDQCDNCGRTLDPVDLIDPRSKLSGATPEPRETEHYFLLLTKLQEPVATWLDGLEGWRNHVINWARGFLGEGLQDRAITRDLDWGVPIPPELDISTEASEKRIYVWFEAVIGYLSASKEWAQRSGDAEAWRAWWEDPDAETYYFVGKDNIPFHAVFWPAQLIGSGDLNLPTNVPANQYVTFKGEKASKSRGIGTPVVAYLDTFTPDALRYGLAANLPEYTDTDISEAELARRVNDELANDWGNLVNRVFALVGRNCDGRVPELGELDGPDAELLDRIDALLGEEGELIERVELRAALKKALEAAQATNAYLNALEPWKTAKTDAPRTAQTLAVALAAIAGIAVGFAPYTPFSSDRVLQWLGVGEAVRGEPGGAGAPSGVSGWRRPDLVPGTQLGDAEPLFPKIELPNE
- a CDS encoding AbrB/MazE/SpoVT family DNA-binding domain-containing protein translates to MKSTGIRRKVDDLGRIVIPAGVRKTLGIREGDAMDVSVDGDKVILAKPQDRCVFCGTDEDLQEFRSKAMCRACVASVGVLDERLRLARQVQEREQPKDTGLPEWDAPAPSRPAVTQEPDSSPNGREAPAPEAAEPADDRSGERPGQPAPDAPSSTTAW